A DNA window from Actinomadura coerulea contains the following coding sequences:
- a CDS encoding DUF1918 domain-containing protein gives MRASEGDRLIVHGHHVGEAARRAEILEVHGRDGAPPYLVRWDDGHESTFFPSSDSTIEHQPAEWARH, from the coding sequence ATGCGAGCAAGCGAAGGCGACCGGCTGATCGTCCATGGGCACCACGTGGGCGAGGCGGCCCGCAGGGCAGAGATCCTCGAAGTGCACGGCCGGGACGGAGCGCCGCCCTACCTCGTGCGGTGGGACGACGGCCACGAGAGCACGTTCTTCCCGTCCTCGGACTCCACCATCGAGCACCAGCCGGCCGAGTGGGCGAGGCACTAG
- a CDS encoding ribosome hibernation promotion factor: MDGATTAPEVTVERRGKVPEDAADYARSKVSTVFRHAPEPVLFARVKLVMSPDPAVPRPATAQVNLDVNGRFVRAQVAAPTMTEAVDRLHDRLLNRLDRISRHWEARRGAYPTRPATGPHEWRHGAEPTHRPDYYPRPPEERELIRHKSFTLTAETPDEAAFDMEVLDYGFLLFTDIESGEDSVIYPADHGYRLAQATPRERTGSPRAIPLTVSPRPAPELTTGEAIEHLEATGRRWLFFRDAETGRGNVLYHRYDGHYGLIVPA, encoded by the coding sequence ATGGACGGGGCGACGACCGCTCCCGAGGTGACCGTGGAGCGCCGGGGGAAGGTGCCGGAGGACGCCGCCGACTACGCGCGCTCCAAGGTGAGCACGGTGTTCCGGCACGCGCCGGAGCCGGTGCTGTTCGCGCGCGTGAAGCTTGTCATGTCGCCGGATCCGGCGGTGCCGCGTCCGGCGACGGCCCAGGTCAACCTGGACGTCAACGGCCGCTTCGTCCGGGCGCAGGTGGCGGCGCCGACCATGACCGAGGCCGTCGACCGGCTCCACGACCGGCTGCTGAACCGGCTCGACCGGATCTCCCGGCACTGGGAGGCCCGCCGCGGCGCCTACCCCACGCGCCCCGCGACGGGCCCGCACGAGTGGCGGCACGGCGCCGAGCCGACGCACCGCCCGGACTACTACCCCCGCCCCCCGGAGGAGCGGGAGCTGATCCGGCACAAGTCGTTCACGCTGACCGCCGAGACGCCCGACGAGGCGGCCTTCGACATGGAGGTGCTCGACTACGGGTTCCTGCTGTTCACCGACATCGAGAGCGGTGAGGACAGCGTCATCTACCCCGCCGACCACGGCTACCGGCTGGCGCAGGCGACGCCGCGCGAGCGGACGGGCTCGCCCCGCGCCATCCCGCTGACGGTCAGCCCGCGGCCCGCGCCCGAGCTGACCACCGGGGAGGCGATCGAGCATCTGGAGGCGACCGGCCGGCGCTGGCTGTTCTTCCGCGATGCCGAGACCGGCCGGGGCAACGTCCTCTACCACCGCTACGACGGGCACTACGGGCTGATCGTCCCCGCGTAG
- a CDS encoding YncE family protein, whose amino-acid sequence MHAATTPARPRPRRRLRSIAAAAVLAAGAIAPAVTASTAHAAPLREVMFVGNNWEGTADVIKSSGDFGGIGRINVVPDKSQRLTAIYLNPINLAVFLGIRATAGEGHDQLVDDLYSTPDGSALVASRPSFGDVVSIDLATGKVRWRFAVSGYRADHMSLSPDGTKVAVSASLGKVVHVLDITTGKQLGSFATGDKPHENIFTRDGRYILNMSIGNVETDFDDPSQDWTKGDRHITVADASTYKVVKTIDMRSRLDAFGRKDLSNAIRPAVLSPDESKLYFQVSFFNGLVEYDMATDKITRVRTLPKNPATSDDRTTFVNDSRHHGLSMSPDGSRLCVAGTMDDYATVVNRSTLQEGPLVTASKPYWATVSGDGRACVISESGADQVTAIDFGTGQKITSVPVGDHPQRVRLAHVPATWTGTTG is encoded by the coding sequence ATGCACGCTGCGACCACCCCTGCCCGCCCCAGACCGCGCCGCCGCCTGCGGAGCATCGCCGCCGCGGCCGTCCTGGCCGCCGGCGCCATCGCCCCCGCCGTCACCGCGTCCACCGCGCACGCCGCCCCCCTGCGCGAGGTGATGTTCGTCGGCAACAACTGGGAGGGCACCGCCGACGTCATCAAGTCCAGCGGCGACTTCGGCGGGATCGGCCGGATCAACGTCGTCCCCGACAAGAGCCAGCGCCTCACCGCGATCTACCTCAACCCGATCAACCTGGCGGTCTTCCTGGGCATCCGGGCCACCGCCGGCGAGGGCCACGACCAGCTCGTCGACGACCTGTACTCCACCCCCGACGGCTCCGCCCTGGTCGCCTCGCGGCCCAGCTTCGGCGACGTCGTCTCCATCGACCTGGCCACCGGGAAGGTCAGGTGGCGCTTCGCCGTCTCGGGCTACCGCGCCGACCACATGTCGCTCTCCCCCGACGGCACCAAGGTCGCGGTGTCGGCCTCGCTCGGCAAGGTCGTCCACGTCCTGGACATCACCACCGGCAAGCAGCTCGGCTCGTTCGCCACCGGCGACAAGCCCCACGAGAACATCTTCACCCGGGACGGCAGGTACATCCTCAACATGTCCATCGGGAACGTCGAGACCGACTTCGACGACCCGTCCCAGGACTGGACCAAGGGCGACCGGCACATCACCGTCGCCGACGCCTCCACCTACAAGGTCGTCAAGACCATCGACATGCGCTCGCGCCTGGACGCCTTCGGCCGCAAGGACCTCTCGAACGCGATCCGGCCCGCGGTGCTGTCCCCGGACGAGTCGAAGCTGTACTTCCAGGTCTCGTTCTTCAACGGCCTCGTGGAGTACGACATGGCCACCGACAAGATCACCCGGGTGAGGACCCTGCCCAAGAACCCGGCCACCAGCGACGACCGCACCACGTTCGTCAACGACTCCCGCCACCACGGCCTGTCGATGAGCCCCGACGGAAGCAGGCTCTGCGTCGCCGGGACCATGGACGACTACGCCACCGTCGTCAACCGCTCCACCCTCCAGGAAGGCCCCCTGGTCACCGCGTCCAAGCCCTACTGGGCCACGGTCAGCGGCGACGGCCGCGCCTGCGTCATCTCCGAGAGCGGCGCCGACCAGGTCACCGCCATCGACTTCGGCACCGGCCAGAAGATCACCTCCGTGCCGGTCGGCGACCACCCGCAGCGCGTCCGCCTGGCCCACGTCCCGGCCACCTGGACCGGCACGACCGGCTGA
- a CDS encoding MDR family MFS transporter encodes MTTTREHAAGGVPESRARGAGAGRSETPAVVRLLVLATFVVILNETVMINAIPRLMADMDVTEQAAQWLSTAFMLTMAAVIPVTGWFLQRVTTRRAYATAMGVFLAGTALASVAPVFEVLLLARIVQATGTAVMMPLLMTTLMTVVPEEDRGRVMGNVTMAISVAPAMGPAVSGLILQLGSWRLLFAAVLPVAALITWRGLARLENVGEPQAGTIDWFSVAAAALGFGSLVYGLSRFGQGGAVVPASIVAAGAVTIAVFAVRQLRLQRRDVPLLDLRVLRHPAYTLSLLLTALGFMAMMGSMILLPIYLQNLRGLTPLETGLLMMPGGLAMGLLGPAVGRLFDRFGGRMLIIPGAVGIVLALAGFTQISATMPYWQVLGLHSLLMVSLAAAFTPAFTLGLGALPAPLYSHGSSMLGTLQQVSAALGTALVVTVMAGRAESRMADGAAAALAQLDGMRLAFVVSAALSLAMVAVAFLLPRRVKAADESGAPEAPERVLEPAAF; translated from the coding sequence ATGACGACGACGCGAGAGCACGCGGCCGGCGGGGTGCCGGAGAGCAGGGCCCGGGGAGCCGGGGCCGGCCGTTCGGAGACGCCCGCCGTGGTCCGGCTGCTGGTGCTGGCCACCTTCGTGGTGATCCTCAACGAGACGGTCATGATCAACGCGATTCCGCGGCTGATGGCGGACATGGACGTCACCGAGCAGGCGGCGCAGTGGCTCTCGACCGCGTTCATGCTGACCATGGCCGCGGTGATCCCGGTGACGGGGTGGTTCCTGCAGCGCGTCACCACCCGCCGCGCCTACGCCACCGCGATGGGCGTCTTCCTCGCCGGGACGGCGCTGGCCTCGGTCGCGCCGGTGTTCGAGGTGCTGCTGCTCGCGCGGATCGTCCAGGCGACCGGCACGGCGGTGATGATGCCGCTGCTGATGACGACGCTGATGACCGTGGTGCCCGAGGAGGACCGCGGCCGCGTGATGGGCAACGTGACCATGGCGATCTCGGTCGCGCCGGCGATGGGCCCGGCGGTCTCGGGCCTGATCCTGCAGCTCGGCTCGTGGCGGCTGCTGTTCGCGGCGGTGCTGCCGGTCGCGGCGCTGATCACCTGGCGCGGCCTCGCACGGCTGGAGAACGTCGGGGAGCCGCAGGCCGGCACCATCGACTGGTTCAGCGTCGCGGCCGCCGCCCTCGGGTTCGGGTCCCTGGTGTACGGGCTGAGCAGGTTCGGGCAGGGCGGCGCGGTGGTCCCCGCGTCGATCGTCGCGGCCGGGGCGGTCACGATCGCGGTGTTCGCCGTCCGGCAGCTCCGGTTGCAGCGCCGGGACGTCCCCCTGCTGGACCTGCGCGTCCTGCGGCACCCCGCCTACACCCTCTCCCTGCTGCTGACGGCCCTCGGGTTCATGGCGATGATGGGGTCGATGATCCTGCTGCCGATCTACCTGCAGAACCTGCGCGGGCTCACGCCGCTGGAGACGGGCCTGCTGATGATGCCCGGTGGGCTGGCGATGGGGCTGCTCGGCCCGGCGGTGGGACGGCTCTTCGACCGCTTCGGCGGGCGGATGCTGATCATCCCCGGGGCGGTGGGGATCGTGCTCGCCCTCGCCGGGTTCACCCAGATCTCGGCGACGATGCCGTACTGGCAGGTGCTCGGCCTGCACTCGCTGCTCATGGTGTCGCTGGCGGCGGCGTTCACCCCGGCGTTCACCCTCGGCCTCGGGGCGCTCCCGGCCCCGCTCTACTCGCACGGCAGCTCGATGCTGGGCACCCTCCAGCAGGTGTCCGCGGCCCTCGGCACGGCACTGGTGGTGACCGTGATGGCCGGGCGCGCCGAGAGCCGGATGGCCGACGGGGCCGCCGCCGCGCTCGCCCAGCTCGACGGGATGCGGCTGGCGTTCGTCGTCAGCGCCGCGCTGTCCCTGGCGATGGTGGCGGTCGCGTTCCTGTTGCCCAGGCGCGTGAAGGCCGCCGACGAGTCCGGGGCGCCGGAGGCCCCTGAGCGCGTCCTGGAGCCCGCCGCCTTCTGA
- a CDS encoding YbgA family protein produces MTAAGAYPRPRLAVSSCLLGAPVRYNGGHSRDRFLTDVLDPHVEWVPVCPEMEIGLGAPRPTLRLLTDGHLVTKDGSADHTAAMTALAETRVPQLEVLDGYVLKSRSPSCGLFRLPRHASGRPGERTDDQPVDRQGRGVFADLVREALPDLPAEEDGRLRDPVLREHFIERIFAHARLRELFGADWRPRDLVAFHSRHKLQILAHDPAAYQALGRIVAQAGTRPRDELEADYRHAFSAAFAVRPKRGRHMNALQHVFGMLSDHLDDTRRHDLLAAIESYRRGQAPLSVPIALLRHHAMGEDLDYLTQQTYLDPYPADLVLRHYL; encoded by the coding sequence GTGACCGCCGCCGGTGCGTACCCGCGCCCCCGCCTGGCGGTGTCGAGCTGCCTGCTGGGCGCCCCGGTCCGCTACAACGGCGGCCACAGCCGCGACCGGTTCCTCACCGACGTCCTGGACCCCCACGTCGAGTGGGTCCCGGTCTGCCCGGAGATGGAGATCGGCCTCGGCGCGCCGCGTCCCACGCTGCGGCTGCTGACCGACGGGCACCTCGTCACCAAGGACGGCTCCGCCGACCACACCGCCGCGATGACCGCGCTCGCCGAGACCCGCGTCCCCCAGCTGGAGGTCCTGGACGGCTACGTGCTCAAGTCGCGCTCGCCCTCCTGCGGGCTGTTCCGCCTGCCGCGCCACGCCTCGGGCCGGCCCGGTGAGCGCACCGACGACCAGCCCGTCGACCGCCAGGGCCGCGGAGTGTTCGCCGACCTCGTCCGCGAGGCGCTCCCGGACCTGCCCGCCGAGGAGGACGGCCGCCTGCGCGACCCCGTCCTGCGCGAGCACTTCATCGAGCGCATCTTCGCGCACGCCCGGCTCCGCGAGCTCTTCGGCGCCGACTGGCGGCCCCGCGACCTCGTCGCCTTCCACAGCCGCCACAAGCTGCAGATCCTCGCCCACGACCCGGCCGCCTACCAGGCGCTCGGACGGATCGTCGCCCAGGCGGGAACCCGTCCGCGGGACGAGCTGGAGGCCGACTACCGGCACGCGTTCAGCGCGGCGTTCGCCGTCCGTCCCAAGCGCGGCCGCCACATGAACGCGCTCCAGCACGTCTTCGGGATGCTCAGCGACCACCTCGACGACACCCGCCGCCACGACCTCCTGGCCGCCATCGAGTCCTACCGCCGGGGACAGGCGCCCCTCAGCGTCCCCATCGCCCTCCTCCGCCACCACGCCATGGGCGAAGACCTCGACTACCTGACCCAGCAGACCTACCTGGACCCCTACCCCGCCGACCTGGTGCTGCGCCACTACCTGTGA